One part of the Eriocheir sinensis breed Jianghai 21 chromosome 6, ASM2467909v1, whole genome shotgun sequence genome encodes these proteins:
- the LOC126988116 gene encoding uncharacterized protein LOC126988116 yields the protein MTATAAAVLLLVGLPWTMRGASALPGPLSAPFRPRSGLAEGVLPVRWASACSPRLALLRRHQDAMLQCELYAPAGTDLTWLKDGQQHLPKTPTAPPSPAAAPYAVPRQARQCRRDARKEPRPSTRSALLHISTGTYIDCASPAHQGHYTLRVTTPNRHVYTRNFSVVLTSESASPANTCYLGPEFVTQIPRVWFYVRRARGTTGGSLVLPCRVLDQGMTTVWHFRGARLLPGLINYKYEVLASGDLVVQCLEPGDAGLYTCTAYNTVKPYLFDRVHTWLTMPKGAPAMDQDRPE from the exons AtgaccgccaccgccgccgctgtgTTGCTGCTGGTGGGGCTGCCGTGGACCATGCGCGGGGCCTCGGCATTGCCCGGG CCCCTCAGCGCGCCCTTCCGTCCCAGGAGCG GCCTGGCCGAGGGCGTGCTCCCCGTGCGGTGGGCCTCGGCCTGCTCGCCGCGCCTGGCCCTCCTGCGCCGCCACCAGGACGCCATGCTGCAGTGCGAATTGTACGCCCCCGCCGGCACCGACCTCACCTGGCTCAAGGACGGCCAGCAGCATCTCCCGAAG ACTCCCACGGCGCCTCCCAGCCCGGCCGCCGCGCCCTACGCCGTCCCAAGGCAGGCCAGGCAATGCCGACGGGACGCAAGGAAGGAACCGCGCCCGTCCACGAGGAGCGCGCTACTGCATATCTCAACGGGGACCTATATTGACTGTGCCTCCCCCGCCcaccag GGTCACTATACGCTGAGGGTCACAACGCCCAATAGACACGTTTACACCAGGAACTTCTCAGTGGTCCTAACAA GCGAGTCTGCGAGTCCCGCCAACACCTGTTATCTGGGTCCGGAGTTCGTGACGCAGATCCCCCGCGTGTGGTTTTACGTCCGCCGCGCTAGAGGAACCACCGGGGGGAGTCTGGTGCTTCCCTGCCGCGTGCTGGACCAGGGCATGACGACCGTGTGGCACTTCCGCGGCGCCCGGCTCCTGCCCGGTCTCATCAACTACAAGTATGAG gtgcTGGCCTCCGGGGACCTCGTGGTGCAGTGCCTGGAGCCTGGTGACGCGGGGCTCTACACCTGCACCGCCTACAACACCGTCAAGCCCTATCTCTTCGACCGCGTTCACACCTGGCTCACCATGCCCAAGGGAGCGCCGGCAATGGACCAG GACCGCCCGGAGTAG